A stretch of the Papaver somniferum cultivar HN1 chromosome 6, ASM357369v1, whole genome shotgun sequence genome encodes the following:
- the LOC113285504 gene encoding uncharacterized protein LOC113285504 isoform X3, with the protein MYTLSTSVSEYAHFFLLRLRLINREQWLKELESEAYSPLAVDSCNSTFFVRKYNSSFNKAQSSSPSYTPKLPSYPSKPPHSALSNISSTHPGFIFKKEEINPNITVSYGEIPCQIRNKKGHFSNRCKFKYAPSINRNPPMQKACDGFEMASPAYNPRSHAETMLYQSGLGESSTNNFGHWSCNNQVPIWIPDSGDTSHVTNNTALMTDTEEFTGDEQVMVGDGLMTENNQE; encoded by the exons ATGTATACATTATCTACATCGGTAAGTGAATAcgcacatttttttttattacgatTAAGACTTATTAATCGTGAGCAATGGCTCAAAGAACTGGAATCTGAAGCTTACTCTCCTCTAGCTGTTGATTCTTGCAATTCTACTTTCTTTGTTCGTAAGTATAATTCTAGTTTCAATAAAGCCCAATCTTCATCTCCTTCTTACACACCTAAACTTCCCTCTTATCCATCAAAACCTCCTCATTCAGCTCTATCAAATATCTCATCTACTCATCCTGGTTTTATTTTCAAGAAAGAAGAGATCAACCCTAATATAACTGTTAGCTATGGTGAAATTCCTTGTCAAATCCGCAACAAGAAAGGTCATTTTTCCAATAGGTGTAAATTCAAATATGCTCCTTCAATAAATAGAAATCCTCCTATGCAAAAAGCTTGTGATGGCTTTGAGATGGCTTCTCCTGCTTATAATCCTCGGTCTCATGCTGAGACAATGCTTTATCAATCTGGACTTGGTGAGTCTTCTACAAATAATTTTGGTCATTGGAGCTGCAATAATCAAGTACCCATATGGATACCTGATTCTGGAGACACTAGTCACGTGACCAACAATACTGCACTCATGACTGATACTGAAGAGTTTACCGGGGATGAGCAGGTTATGGTTGGTGATG GTCTAATGACAGAAAATAATCAGGAGTGA
- the LOC113285504 gene encoding uncharacterized protein LOC113285504 isoform X2: protein MYTLSTSVSEYAHFFLLRLRLINREQWLKELESEAYSPLAVDSCNSTFFVRKYNSSFNKAQSSSPSYTPKLPSYPSKPPHSALSNISSTHPGFIFKKEEINPNITVSYGEIPCQIRNKKGHFSNRCKFKYAPSINRNPPMQKACDGFEMASPAYNPRSHAETMLYQSGLGESSTNNFGHWSCNNQVPIWIPDSGDTSHVTNNTALMTDTEEFTGDEQVMVGDVWMDVGWQHS, encoded by the exons ATGTATACATTATCTACATCGGTAAGTGAATAcgcacatttttttttattacgatTAAGACTTATTAATCGTGAGCAATGGCTCAAAGAACTGGAATCTGAAGCTTACTCTCCTCTAGCTGTTGATTCTTGCAATTCTACTTTCTTTGTTCGTAAGTATAATTCTAGTTTCAATAAAGCCCAATCTTCATCTCCTTCTTACACACCTAAACTTCCCTCTTATCCATCAAAACCTCCTCATTCAGCTCTATCAAATATCTCATCTACTCATCCTGGTTTTATTTTCAAGAAAGAAGAGATCAACCCTAATATAACTGTTAGCTATGGTGAAATTCCTTGTCAAATCCGCAACAAGAAAGGTCATTTTTCCAATAGGTGTAAATTCAAATATGCTCCTTCAATAAATAGAAATCCTCCTATGCAAAAAGCTTGTGATGGCTTTGAGATGGCTTCTCCTGCTTATAATCCTCGGTCTCATGCTGAGACAATGCTTTATCAATCTGGACTTGGTGAGTCTTCTACAAATAATTTTGGTCATTGGAGCTGCAATAATCAAGTACCCATATGGATACCTGATTCTGGAGACACTAGTCACGTGACCAACAATACTGCACTCATGACTGATACTGAAGAGTTTACCGGGGATGAGCAGGTTATGGTTGGTGATG TATGGATGGATGTTGGCTGGCAGCACAGCTGA
- the LOC113285504 gene encoding uncharacterized protein LOC113285504 isoform X1 — MYTLSTSVSEYAHFFLLRLRLINREQWLKELESEAYSPLAVDSCNSTFFVRKYNSSFNKAQSSSPSYTPKLPSYPSKPPHSALSNISSTHPGFIFKKEEINPNITVSYGEIPCQIRNKKGHFSNRCKFKYAPSINRNPPMQKACDGFEMASPAYNPRSHAETMLYQSGLGESSTNNFGHWSCNNQVPIWIPDSGDTSHVTNNTALMTDTEEFTGDEQVMVGDGKLLSFALTGLGLMTENNQE; from the exons ATGTATACATTATCTACATCGGTAAGTGAATAcgcacatttttttttattacgatTAAGACTTATTAATCGTGAGCAATGGCTCAAAGAACTGGAATCTGAAGCTTACTCTCCTCTAGCTGTTGATTCTTGCAATTCTACTTTCTTTGTTCGTAAGTATAATTCTAGTTTCAATAAAGCCCAATCTTCATCTCCTTCTTACACACCTAAACTTCCCTCTTATCCATCAAAACCTCCTCATTCAGCTCTATCAAATATCTCATCTACTCATCCTGGTTTTATTTTCAAGAAAGAAGAGATCAACCCTAATATAACTGTTAGCTATGGTGAAATTCCTTGTCAAATCCGCAACAAGAAAGGTCATTTTTCCAATAGGTGTAAATTCAAATATGCTCCTTCAATAAATAGAAATCCTCCTATGCAAAAAGCTTGTGATGGCTTTGAGATGGCTTCTCCTGCTTATAATCCTCGGTCTCATGCTGAGACAATGCTTTATCAATCTGGACTTGGTGAGTCTTCTACAAATAATTTTGGTCATTGGAGCTGCAATAATCAAGTACCCATATGGATACCTGATTCTGGAGACACTAGTCACGTGACCAACAATACTGCACTCATGACTGATACTGAAGAGTTTACCGGGGATGAGCAGGTTATGGTTGGTGATGGTAAGCTTTTATCATTTGCTCTGACTGGTTTAG GTCTAATGACAGAAAATAATCAGGAGTGA